The proteins below come from a single Cannabis sativa cultivar Pink pepper isolate KNU-18-1 chromosome 3, ASM2916894v1, whole genome shotgun sequence genomic window:
- the LOC115709670 gene encoding probable myosin-binding protein 5 isoform X2, with the protein MAKRSFNCFVEQELGKFPHFMVYAILEWFLIILLFIDGFLAFITNEFAKFFELQIPCLFCTRIDHVLVHRNHDFYYNESVCEAHKKDVSSLAYCHNHKKLSDIRKMCEACLLSFATEKESDCGTYKSLVGILHKDLECLVEDDRHHIHLSLPAPRAKDEAFQIEKSDIIRCSCCGEFLKTKTKTKSISHPKGRHVSTFSQAPAPSPRATFSSIQRPRELKLMGDSEFLEEDNGSQPVTSDSQLREDVKAAMVPLLTEADDLNDDVNKTPNFVRGNRFFGIPLTDSASNSPRYGVRISRKSPLEKTELASEPMEVIAQTPNDVDIDSVLHGLKRQVRLDRKSLIALYMELDEERSASAVAANNAMAMITRLQAEKAAVQMEALQYQRMMEEQFEYDQEALQDTNDLLLKREDELKALEAELEAYREKYGCFKEEEFDGYQDEVGGDQQQEAKTQPLPLIGRTESGSSRFSLNIEEANGIFGHNSDQSFSTLVGDNGGGEIIDEPVIKELKEEKISIIGRRKLDKKNHLSENGFHPLQSNSDETNSP; encoded by the exons ATGGCAAAGCGTTCATTCAATTGTTTTGTTGAACAAGAGCTTGGAAAGTTCCCTCATTTCATGGTCTATGCCATTCTAGAATGGTTTTTGATCATTCTTCTTTTTATTGATGGATTCCTTGCCTTCATCACCAACGAATTCGCCAAGTTCTTTGAACTTCAAATCCCCTGCTTGTTCTGCACCCGAATCGACCACGTTCTTGTGCACCGAAACCATGATTTCTACTACAACGAATCGGTCTGTGAGGCTCACAAGAAGGATGTCTCCTCCCTAGCCTACTGCCACAATCACAAGAAACTATCTGACATTAGGAAAATGTGTGAAGCTTGTCTCCTTTCTTTCGCCACTGAGAAGGAATCTGATTGTGGTACCTACAAGTCCCTAGTTGGAattcttcacaaggatcttgaatGCCTTGTAGAAGATGATCGCCACCATATTCATCTTAGTCTGCCTGCCCCAAGGGCCAAGGATGAGGCTTTTCAGATTGAGAAGAGTGACATTATCAGGTGTTCTTGTTGTGGGGAATTCTTAAAGACGAAGACGAagacgaaatcaatctcccatCCTAAAGGAAGACATGTTAGTACATTTTCTCAGGCTCCAGCTCCTTCTCCAAGAGCTACATTTTCATCCATACAAAGACCAAGAGAACTTAAACTTATGGGGGATTCCGAGTTTCTGGAAGAAGATAATGGATCCCAGCCGGTTACTTCTGATTCTCAAT TAAGGGAAGATGTCAAAGCTGCTATGGTGCCATTACTAACAGAGGCTGATGATTTAAATGATGATGTCAACAAGACCCCAAATTTTGTAAGAGGAAACAGGTTTTTTGGAATCCCACTTACAGATTCAGCTTCAAACAGTCCAAGGTATGGTGTGAGGATTTCAAGGAAATCACCACTGGAGAAAACAGAGTTGGCTTCTGAGCCCATGGAAGTGATTGCTCAAACTCCAAACGACGTTGATATCGATTCGGTGTTGCATGGTTTGAAGAGACAAGTTCGGTTGGACAGAAAATCGCTTATTGCATTATACATGGAACTGGACGAAGAAAGAAGCGCTTCAGCCGTGGCAGCTAACAACGCGATGGCAATGATAACTCGGTTACAAGCAGAGAAGGCAGCTGTGCAGATGGAGGCTTTACAGTACCAAAGAATGATGGAGGAGCAGTttgagtatgaccaagaagcTCTACAAGATACAAACGATTTGCTTCTAAAGAGAGAGGATGAACTCAAGGCTTTAGAGGCTGAATTGGAGGCTTATAGAGAAAAATATGGATGctttaaggaagaagaattcGATGGCTACCAAGATGAGGTTGGTGGTGATCAGCAGCAAGAGGCTAAAACACAACCATTGCCATTGATTGGAAGAACTGAATCAGGTAGCTCTCGTTTTAGCTTGAATATAGAGGAGGCTAATGGCATATTTGGACACAACTCTGACCAATCTTTCTCAACACTAGTGGGAGACAATGGAGGAGGTGAAATCATTGATGAACCTGTAATTAAAGAACTGAAAGAGGAGAAAATTTCTATTATTGGAAGGAGAAAGCTGGACAAGAAAAATCATTTGTCTGAAAATGGATTCCATCCATTGCAATCCAACAGTGACG AGACTAACTCCCCATAA
- the LOC115709670 gene encoding probable myosin-binding protein 5 isoform X1, whose protein sequence is MAKRSFNCFVEQELGKFPHFMVYAILEWFLIILLFIDGFLAFITNEFAKFFELQIPCLFCTRIDHVLVHRNHDFYYNESVCEAHKKDVSSLAYCHNHKKLSDIRKMCEACLLSFATEKESDCGTYKSLVGILHKDLECLVEDDRHHIHLSLPAPRAKDEAFQIEKSDIIRCSCCGEFLKTKTKTKSISHPKGRHVSTFSQAPAPSPRATFSSIQRPRELKLMGDSEFLEEDNGSQPVTSDSQLREDVKAAMVPLLTEADDLNDDVNKTPNFVRGNRFFGIPLTDSASNSPRYGVRISRKSPLEKTELASEPMEVIAQTPNDVDIDSVLHGLKRQVRLDRKSLIALYMELDEERSASAVAANNAMAMITRLQAEKAAVQMEALQYQRMMEEQFEYDQEALQDTNDLLLKREDELKALEAELEAYREKYGCFKEEEFDGYQDEVGGDQQQEAKTQPLPLIGRTESGSSRFSLNIEEANGIFGHNSDQSFSTLVGDNGGGEIIDEPVIKELKEEKISIIGRRKLDKKNHLSENGFHPLQSNSDGEIDNKQI, encoded by the exons ATGGCAAAGCGTTCATTCAATTGTTTTGTTGAACAAGAGCTTGGAAAGTTCCCTCATTTCATGGTCTATGCCATTCTAGAATGGTTTTTGATCATTCTTCTTTTTATTGATGGATTCCTTGCCTTCATCACCAACGAATTCGCCAAGTTCTTTGAACTTCAAATCCCCTGCTTGTTCTGCACCCGAATCGACCACGTTCTTGTGCACCGAAACCATGATTTCTACTACAACGAATCGGTCTGTGAGGCTCACAAGAAGGATGTCTCCTCCCTAGCCTACTGCCACAATCACAAGAAACTATCTGACATTAGGAAAATGTGTGAAGCTTGTCTCCTTTCTTTCGCCACTGAGAAGGAATCTGATTGTGGTACCTACAAGTCCCTAGTTGGAattcttcacaaggatcttgaatGCCTTGTAGAAGATGATCGCCACCATATTCATCTTAGTCTGCCTGCCCCAAGGGCCAAGGATGAGGCTTTTCAGATTGAGAAGAGTGACATTATCAGGTGTTCTTGTTGTGGGGAATTCTTAAAGACGAAGACGAagacgaaatcaatctcccatCCTAAAGGAAGACATGTTAGTACATTTTCTCAGGCTCCAGCTCCTTCTCCAAGAGCTACATTTTCATCCATACAAAGACCAAGAGAACTTAAACTTATGGGGGATTCCGAGTTTCTGGAAGAAGATAATGGATCCCAGCCGGTTACTTCTGATTCTCAAT TAAGGGAAGATGTCAAAGCTGCTATGGTGCCATTACTAACAGAGGCTGATGATTTAAATGATGATGTCAACAAGACCCCAAATTTTGTAAGAGGAAACAGGTTTTTTGGAATCCCACTTACAGATTCAGCTTCAAACAGTCCAAGGTATGGTGTGAGGATTTCAAGGAAATCACCACTGGAGAAAACAGAGTTGGCTTCTGAGCCCATGGAAGTGATTGCTCAAACTCCAAACGACGTTGATATCGATTCGGTGTTGCATGGTTTGAAGAGACAAGTTCGGTTGGACAGAAAATCGCTTATTGCATTATACATGGAACTGGACGAAGAAAGAAGCGCTTCAGCCGTGGCAGCTAACAACGCGATGGCAATGATAACTCGGTTACAAGCAGAGAAGGCAGCTGTGCAGATGGAGGCTTTACAGTACCAAAGAATGATGGAGGAGCAGTttgagtatgaccaagaagcTCTACAAGATACAAACGATTTGCTTCTAAAGAGAGAGGATGAACTCAAGGCTTTAGAGGCTGAATTGGAGGCTTATAGAGAAAAATATGGATGctttaaggaagaagaattcGATGGCTACCAAGATGAGGTTGGTGGTGATCAGCAGCAAGAGGCTAAAACACAACCATTGCCATTGATTGGAAGAACTGAATCAGGTAGCTCTCGTTTTAGCTTGAATATAGAGGAGGCTAATGGCATATTTGGACACAACTCTGACCAATCTTTCTCAACACTAGTGGGAGACAATGGAGGAGGTGAAATCATTGATGAACCTGTAATTAAAGAACTGAAAGAGGAGAAAATTTCTATTATTGGAAGGAGAAAGCTGGACAAGAAAAATCATTTGTCTGAAAATGGATTCCATCCATTGCAATCCAACAGTGACGGTGAGATAGATAACAAACAAATATAA
- the LOC115709671 gene encoding serine/threonine-protein phosphatase PP2A catalytic subunit has protein sequence MPSHSDLDRQIGHLMQCKPLPESEVRTLCEQARAILVEEWNVQPVKCPVTVCGDIHGQFHDLVELFRIGGSAPDTNYLFMGDYVDRGYYSVETVSLLVALKVRYRDRITILRGNHESRQITQVYGFYDECLRKYGNANVWKYFTDLFDYLPLTALIESQIFCLHGGLSPSLDTLDNIRALDRIQEVPHEGPMCDLLWSDPDDRCGWGISPRGAGYTFGQDIASQFNHTNGLTLISRAHQLVMEGYNWCQDKNVVTVFSAPNYCYRCGNMAAILEIGENMEQNFLQFDPAPRQVEPDTTRRTPDYFL, from the exons ATGCCGTCGCATTCCGATCTGGACCGCCAGATCGGTCACCTGATGCAGTGCAAGCCTCTGCCTGAGTCGGAGGTGAGGACGCTGTGCGAGCAGGCCAGGGCGATCTTGGTGGAGGAGTGGAATGTGCAACCAGTTAAATGTCCCGTCACGGTATGTGGAGACATCCACGGTCAGTTCCACGATCTCGTTGAGCTTTTCCGGATCGGTGGCAGTGCTCCTGATACCAATTACCTCTTCATGGGCGACTATGTAG ACCGAGGGTACTATTCAGTGGAGACTGTCTCACTTCTCGTTGCTCTGAAAGTGCGTTATAGAGATAGAATCACAATTCTGAGAGGAAATCATGAAAGTCGGCAAATTACTCAAGT GTATGGATTTTATGACGAATGTTTAAGGAAATATGGAAATGCTAATGTCTGGAAGTACTTCACTGACCTTTTCGATTACCTGCCTCTTACAGCTTTAATTGAGAGTCAG ATTTTCTGCTTGCATGGTGGACTCTCTCCATCTTTAGATACTTTAGATAATATTCGTGCTCTGGACCGGATACAGGAG GTTCCTCATGAGGGTCCAATGTGTGATCTCTTGTGGTCTGATCCGGATGATCGCTGTGGGTGGGGAATATCTCCTCGGGGTGCTGGATACACATTTGGTCAAGACATTGCCTCTCAGTTTAACCACACAAATGGGCTCACTCTTATTTCTAGAGCTCACCAGCTTGTTATGGAGGGTTACAATTGGTGCCAG GATAAGAACGTTGTGACAGTGTTTAGTGCGCCAAATTACTGTTATCGGTGTGGAAATATGGCTGCAATTCTTGAGATAGGAGAGAATATGGAACAGAATTTCCTTCAGTTTGACCCCGCTCCACGTCAAGTTGAGCCTGATACCACTCGCCGAACGCCCGACTATTTTTTGTAA
- the LOC133036158 gene encoding uncharacterized protein LOC133036158, translating into MIQCIPGVPTPIKKSLPSSFADSPFVDAIALIEMPKKCVFPLMRMYDGTSNPNDHIASYKQKMFTAAIPRELHEACMCKDFGSSLAGPALQWYTNLPNNSIASFAQLTDVFVKQFASSKKLEKLSDDLYCIKQRRGEALRDYVARFNAEKVSITACNVDTTITAFRKGLLVESDLYKELTKYPCKTMEDVLAKAWAQIKWEEDESNRQSTMSYSYSRDSRVPKRVDRRQTNCYSEPYPTNRSWSYRDSENSTQPHKPKDYITKTTLSRRMRELDKGPIPEYNLNISPIEVVAVMKGMGNQVKWPEKD; encoded by the coding sequence ATGATCCAATGTATTCCAGGGGTTCCAACACCAATAAAGAAAAGTCTGCCTAGCAGTTTTGCTGACTCACCTTTTGTTGATGCCATTGCATTGATCGAGATGCCAAAGAAGTGTGTGTTCCCATTAATGAGGATGTACGATGGAACAAGCAATCCAAATGATCACATAGCTAGTTATAAACAAAAGATGTTCACTGCTGCCATCCCTCGCGAGTTGCACGAGGCATGCATGTGTAAGGATTTTGGGTCTAGCTTGGCTGGCCCAGCCCTCCAATGGTATACGAATTTACCCAATAATTCGATTGCTTCTTTTGCTCAATTAACAGatgtttttgtaaaacaattTGCAAGCAGTAAGAAATTGGAGAAACTCTCAGATGACCTATACTGCATCAAACAAAGGAGAGGTGAAGCCTTACGAGACTATGTGGCAAGATTCAATGCTGAAAAAGTTTCCATCACGGCATGCAACGTGGACACAACCATTACTGCCTTCCGTAAAGGCCTGCTAGTAGAATCTGACCTTTACAAAGAACTGACAAAATATCCATGCAAGACAATGGAGGACGTGCTTGCCAAAGCTTGGGCACAAATCAAGTGGGAGGAAGACGAATCTAATAGACAATCAACAATGTCCTACTCTTACTCTCGCGACAGTAGAGTACCGAAGAGGGTAGATCGACGACAGACCAACTGTTATTCAGAACCTTATCCAACCAATAGATCATGGTCATACAGAGATAGCGAGAACTCCACCCAACCACACAAACCAAAAGATTACATTACCAAGACAACACTATCTCGAAGGATGAGGGAATTAGACAAGGGACCAATTCCTGAATACAACCTGAACATTAGCCCTATCGAAGTAGTTGCAGTAATGAAGGGAATGGGAAACCAAGTGAAGTGGCctgaaaaagattaa